The Streptomyces sp. NBC_01255 genome window below encodes:
- a CDS encoding SDR family oxidoreductase — protein sequence MGKYAGKKAVVIGGTHGMGLAMVQGLLDGGAEVLLTGRNKDNIETARRDLDGKAVHVLRSDVASMGDIAELGAAVEEKLGRVDAVFVNVGYAALEPIALVTEETYDRQFDVNTKGVFFTVQKLAPLVNDSGSIVFTTSIANLTGTPGMGVYSGAKAAVRSFAQVFAAELLPRGIRVNSVSPGFIHTPTMGIADATDEERAILSQVGDELTPMKRHGTPEEVATAALFFAFDATFTTGVELVVDGGLTQHIQPVPPQQ from the coding sequence ATGGGCAAGTACGCCGGCAAGAAGGCCGTGGTCATCGGTGGGACGCACGGCATGGGCCTCGCCATGGTGCAGGGGCTGCTCGACGGCGGGGCCGAGGTCCTGCTGACGGGGCGGAACAAGGACAACATCGAGACCGCGCGCCGCGATCTCGACGGGAAGGCCGTGCACGTCCTGCGGTCGGACGTCGCGAGCATGGGGGACATCGCGGAGCTGGGCGCGGCCGTCGAGGAGAAGCTCGGCCGCGTCGACGCCGTGTTCGTGAACGTCGGATACGCCGCGCTCGAACCGATCGCCCTCGTCACCGAGGAGACCTACGACCGGCAGTTCGACGTGAACACCAAGGGCGTGTTCTTCACGGTGCAGAAGCTCGCCCCGCTCGTGAACGACAGTGGGTCGATCGTCTTCACCACGTCGATCGCCAACCTGACCGGCACCCCCGGCATGGGCGTGTACTCGGGCGCGAAGGCCGCCGTGCGCTCCTTCGCGCAGGTCTTCGCCGCCGAGCTCCTGCCCCGCGGCATCCGGGTCAACTCCGTCAGCCCCGGCTTCATCCACACCCCGACCATGGGCATCGCGGACGCCACCGACGAGGAGCGGGCCATCCTCAGCCAGGTGGGCGACGAGCTCACCCCGATGAAGCGGCACGGCACGCCGGAGGAGGTCGCCACCGCGGCGCTCTTCTTCGCCTTCGACGCCACCTTCACCACCGGTGTCGAGCTGGTCGTGGACGGCGGTCTCACCCAGCACATCCAGCCGGTGCCGCCGCAGCAGTAG
- a CDS encoding outer membrane protein assembly factor BamB family protein — protein sequence MHHPPQPWYRPNQPQQPVADNPYAPEGYTPPEPPPRRRRFGKGPLIATVVVLLVLAASGWVYALADGRWGDPAPPVADKAPSPSATPTPSRTPAVATPTPKRIPTSEEINAGRKAGDAAAWIVDDRTDLPRRHIKLYPLWIVGDTVVQAAYEKVTARRLSDGAEVWSVPLPASVCEAPANPTPDGKIVVVYQSNRNWTGNRCNQLQMIDLRTGKAGWHKKLTETGSMDRTIMVNSAISGGTLAIVQSMKAAAYRIDTGAKLYDIPLENPGKCYPDNLAGGPRLVVSSTCAISVDRGKSYHQLRELDPRTGKVRWRYRTQPGWSVGKMLSVEPVVFTTYHHEDTNGNWRVVALKPGGKLRVTVDARPKGFTYCADAGDSGGNMQQCPGTAVGKDIVFLGGTDRVGGYSLDTGKLVWGVKSSDTTLHPLRTDGGLFALVYEAPSADRPGGILRLGPGSADTKKQVLVHPMTARSVERRMLAGRLAYANGRIVISPSGVSGNDADHEARMLSFAPGTP from the coding sequence ATGCACCACCCGCCACAACCCTGGTACCGGCCGAACCAGCCACAGCAGCCGGTCGCCGACAACCCGTACGCCCCCGAGGGCTACACCCCGCCGGAGCCGCCGCCCCGCCGGAGACGCTTCGGCAAGGGGCCGCTGATCGCGACGGTCGTCGTCCTGCTGGTCCTGGCGGCGAGCGGATGGGTGTACGCCCTCGCCGACGGCCGGTGGGGCGACCCGGCCCCGCCCGTGGCCGACAAGGCGCCCAGCCCGTCCGCGACGCCGACACCGTCCCGTACCCCCGCCGTCGCCACGCCGACGCCGAAGAGGATCCCGACGTCGGAGGAGATCAACGCGGGCCGCAAGGCCGGAGACGCCGCGGCGTGGATCGTCGACGACCGGACCGACCTGCCCCGACGCCACATCAAGCTCTACCCCCTGTGGATCGTCGGCGACACCGTCGTCCAGGCGGCCTACGAGAAGGTCACCGCCCGCCGCCTGTCGGACGGAGCCGAGGTGTGGAGTGTGCCGCTGCCCGCCTCCGTCTGCGAGGCACCGGCCAACCCGACCCCCGACGGCAAGATCGTCGTGGTGTACCAGAGCAACCGGAACTGGACCGGAAACCGCTGCAACCAGCTCCAGATGATCGACCTCCGGACCGGGAAGGCCGGCTGGCACAAGAAGCTCACCGAGACCGGTTCCATGGACCGCACGATCATGGTGAACAGCGCGATCAGCGGCGGCACCCTCGCGATCGTCCAGAGCATGAAGGCCGCCGCGTACCGCATCGACACCGGCGCCAAGCTCTACGACATCCCGCTGGAGAACCCCGGGAAGTGCTACCCCGACAACCTCGCGGGCGGCCCCCGGCTCGTCGTGAGCTCCACCTGTGCGATCAGCGTCGACCGCGGCAAGTCCTACCACCAGCTCCGCGAGCTCGACCCGCGCACCGGCAAGGTCCGCTGGCGCTACCGCACCCAACCGGGCTGGAGCGTCGGGAAGATGCTCTCCGTCGAACCGGTCGTCTTCACCACCTACCACCACGAGGACACCAACGGCAACTGGCGGGTCGTGGCCTTGAAGCCCGGCGGGAAACTCCGCGTCACCGTCGACGCCCGGCCCAAGGGGTTCACGTACTGCGCCGACGCGGGGGACTCGGGAGGGAACATGCAGCAGTGCCCGGGCACCGCCGTCGGCAAGGACATCGTGTTCCTGGGCGGTACCGACCGGGTCGGCGGCTACAGCCTCGACACCGGGAAGCTCGTCTGGGGCGTGAAGTCCTCGGACACCACCCTGCACCCGCTGCGCACGGACGGCGGCCTGTTCGCACTCGTCTACGAGGCCCCCTCGGCCGACCGGCCGGGCGGGATCCTCCGGCTCGGCCCGGGCAGCGCGGACACGAAGAAGCAGGTGCTGGTCCATCCCATGACGGCCCGGTCCGTGGAACGTCGCATGCTGGCAGGACGCCTGGCCTATGCGAACGGCCGGATCGTGATCTCGCCGAGCGGGGTGTCCGGCAACGACGCGGACCACGAGGCCCGCATGCTGTCCTTCGCTCCCGGGACCCCGTGA